The proteins below come from a single Natranaerofaba carboxydovora genomic window:
- a CDS encoding superinfection immunity protein, with protein MLDIITSGLFIIFIYFLPTILAVSRKHKNAYAIWLLNFFLGWTFIFWVLALVWASLNSQKESTKET; from the coding sequence TTGTTAGACATTATTACATCTGGATTATTTATAATATTCATTTATTTCCTTCCTACTATATTAGCAGTATCTAGAAAACACAAAAATGCTTATGCTATCTGGCTTTTAAATTTCTTCTTAGGATGGACTTTTATATTTTGGGTATTAGCTCTTGTTTGGGCTTCCCTCAATAGTCAAAAAGAATCAACAAAAGAAACTTAA
- a CDS encoding helix-turn-helix domain-containing protein — MKKNMGKRIRMERERLKMNRKKFSEHTGLSEYYIGQIERGERKMSIDSLLNISNCLHLSADYILKGKERTEEKKHENEIYQLLNRCEDKDLELIKDLVKLILPYLKN, encoded by the coding sequence ATGAAAAAAAACATGGGAAAAAGGATTAGAATGGAAAGGGAAAGACTAAAAATGAACAGAAAAAAATTTTCAGAGCATACAGGACTATCAGAATATTACATAGGTCAAATAGAAAGAGGAGAAAGAAAAATGAGTATAGACAGCCTGCTTAATATATCAAACTGTCTTCACCTTTCAGCAGATTATATTCTAAAGGGTAAAGAAAGAACAGAAGAGAAAAAACATGAAAACGAAATATACCAGCTGCTTAATAGATGTGAAGATAAAGACTTAGAATTAATCAAAGATTTAGTAAAGCTTATTTTACCCTATCTAAAAAATTAA